One window of the Anopheles cruzii chromosome 2, idAnoCruzAS_RS32_06, whole genome shotgun sequence genome contains the following:
- the LOC128269165 gene encoding nuclear migration protein nudC — MSEDGKFDSILFGMAEQHTEGVPEMLGTIASFLNRKTDFFVGGNEGDWEKLTLKIFRAEAKKAQEVADKKRKQREAEEKRRQEVLRKKREEEEEAQNKSASVTELTDEEAEKLQKELDAKKNKDKEPEAGKEAKDGEKPENTDNDDVEPGDEGKLKPNRGNGCDLDRYGWTQTLQEIELKVPFDVKFTLKAKDVVVNMQRKSLKVGLKGHPPVIDGELHCEIKIEDSLWHLDKNTVVITFEKINQMNWWDRLVATDPPINTRKINPESSKLSDLDSSTRSMVEKMMYDQKQKEMGLPTSDEQKKQDVLKKFMEQHPEMDFSNCKFN, encoded by the exons ATGTCCGAAGATGGAAAATTCGATAGCATCCTGTTTGGTATGGCCGAACAACACACCGAAGGCGTGCCGGAG ATGCTGGGTACAATTGCGAGTTTTCTGAACCGGAAGACCGATTTCTTTGTCGGTGGTAACGAGGGAGACTGGGAGAAGCTCACGCTGAAAATATTCCGTGCCGAAGCCAAAAAGGCACAGGAGGTGGCCGATAAGAAGCGAAAGCAACGCGAAGCTGAGGAGAAGCGCCGGCAAGAAGTGTTGCGCAAAAAGCgtgaggaggaggaggaggcaCAGAACAAGTCGGCCAGCGTTACCGAGCTAACGGACGAGGAAGCCGAGAAGCTGCAAAAAGAACTGGACGCCAAAAA GAACAAAGATAAAGAACCGGAAGCGGGAAAGGAAGCAAAAGATGGCGAAAAGCCCGAGAACACTGACAATGACGACGTAGAACCGGGAGATGAAGGTAAGCTAAAACCAAACCGAGGAAACGGATGTGACCTGGATCGGTACGGATGGACGCAAACACTGCAAGAGATCGAG CTGAAGGTGCCATTCGATGTAAAGTTTACACTGAAAGCAAAAGACGTGGTGGTTAATATGCAACGAAAGTCGCTAAAGGTGGGCCTCAAAGGCCACCCGCCAGTGATCGACGGTGAACTGCACTGTGAGATCAAAATCGAAGACTCTCTATGGCACTTGGACAAGAACACGGTAGTAATCACGTTCGAAAAGATCAACCAGATGAACTGGTGGGATCGGCTAGTGGCAACCGATCCGCCGATTAACACCCGGAAGATTAATCCCGAGTCCTCGAAGTTGTCCGACCTGGACTCGTCAACTCGCAGTATGGTCGAGAAAATGATGTACGACCAGAAGCAGAAAGAGATGGGTCTACCGACGAGTGACGAGCAGAAGAAGCAGGATGTATTGAAGAA GTTTATGGAGCAACATCCAGAGATGGACTTTTCGAACTGTAAGTTTAACTAA